Proteins from one uncultured Anaeromusa sp. genomic window:
- a CDS encoding NCS2 family permease — MLEKLFALRERNTNVNTEITAGITTFMAMAYILFVNPSILGAAGMDKNAVLLATSIGAGLVTIMMGLFVNYPIAMAPGMGLNAFYAFTVIIGMGVPWQAALGAVFISGIIFILLTVTRVRQLLVEGMPMALKHAITVGIGLFITVVGLKLSGIMSIRLSLIPPTLEKIVAAHGNGTPLSFETIIELGKLGSPDVFLALCGLFITAILMGRQVKGAILIGILLTSLAGIATGIVNIPAGFSPVSIPDFSRNAFFALDIMGALNMGLLTIIFTFTFVELFDAMGTMVGMATKAGLMDKTGRFPGMGKAMLTDAAGVSIGSLLGTSTITAFVESAAGVGVGGRTGLTAVVCGSLFLLSMFFTPLVGLIPSAATAPALIIVGALMMESVRNIDFTDFTEFFPAFMTIILMPFTYSIANGISAGLVLYPLLKLINGRGKEAHWIVYILAVLVVMRYMFLAE; from the coding sequence ATGTTGGAAAAGCTATTTGCATTGCGTGAAAGAAACACCAATGTAAATACCGAAATCACCGCAGGGATTACTACGTTTATGGCTATGGCTTATATCCTGTTTGTCAATCCCAGCATTCTGGGCGCCGCAGGGATGGACAAAAACGCCGTCTTGCTGGCCACTTCCATTGGAGCCGGTCTGGTTACAATTATGATGGGCTTGTTTGTTAACTATCCGATCGCTATGGCTCCGGGAATGGGCCTGAATGCATTTTATGCGTTTACTGTTATCATCGGCATGGGTGTGCCGTGGCAGGCCGCTTTGGGCGCCGTTTTTATTTCCGGTATTATTTTTATTTTGTTGACGGTTACCCGGGTCCGCCAATTGCTCGTAGAGGGCATGCCAATGGCCTTGAAACATGCAATTACTGTAGGGATTGGCTTGTTTATCACTGTGGTTGGCTTGAAACTTTCCGGCATTATGAGCATTCGCTTGTCGCTCATTCCGCCGACGCTGGAAAAGATAGTCGCGGCACATGGCAATGGTACGCCGCTGTCCTTTGAAACCATTATCGAGCTGGGAAAATTGGGCAGTCCTGATGTCTTTTTGGCGCTGTGCGGTCTTTTTATCACGGCGATTTTAATGGGCCGTCAAGTAAAAGGCGCAATTTTGATTGGCATTCTGCTGACTTCGCTTGCAGGCATTGCGACGGGAATTGTTAATATTCCCGCTGGCTTTTCGCCGGTTTCCATTCCCGATTTCAGCCGCAATGCTTTTTTTGCCTTGGATATTATGGGTGCCTTGAATATGGGACTCTTAACTATTATTTTCACCTTTACCTTTGTGGAACTCTTCGATGCCATGGGCACTATGGTGGGGATGGCTACGAAAGCTGGCCTGATGGACAAAACAGGACGCTTTCCAGGCATGGGTAAAGCGATGCTTACTGATGCCGCCGGCGTCAGCATCGGTTCGCTTTTGGGAACCAGCACCATTACCGCTTTTGTGGAAAGCGCCGCTGGCGTTGGTGTTGGCGGTCGTACCGGCCTGACGGCTGTAGTTTGCGGCTCGCTGTTCTTGTTGTCCATGTTCTTCACGCCGTTGGTGGGGCTCATTCCCAGCGCGGCAACGGCTCCGGCCTTGATTATTGTCGGTGCCTTGATGATGGAGTCGGTGCGCAACATTGATTTCACCGATTTCACTGAGTTTTTCCCAGCTTTTATGACTATTATTCTGATGCCTTTTACTTATAGTATTGCCAACGGCATTTCTGCTGGTCTGGTACTGTACCCTCTCTTAAAGCTCATCAATGGGCGCGGCAAAGAAGCCCATTGGATTGTCTATATCCTGGCGGTGCTGGTAGTAATGCGCTATATGTTCCTTGCGGAATAG
- the purE gene encoding 5-(carboxyamino)imidazole ribonucleotide mutase encodes MKVAIIMGSDSDWPRLEGAAKVLKSFGVECEVIVASAHRTPDVVHEFAAGAAERGVKVIIAAAGAAAHLPGVIASFTTLPVIGVPIAATPLAGFDALLSIVQMPSGIPVATMAVDGAKNAAIFAVQILAVGNENLAAKLKEYRKQMAEEVAAKADKVTKIWNEEAAKA; translated from the coding sequence ATGAAGGTTGCTATCATCATGGGAAGCGACTCCGACTGGCCTAGGCTGGAAGGAGCGGCCAAAGTACTCAAGTCTTTTGGCGTGGAATGTGAAGTCATCGTGGCTTCGGCGCATCGTACGCCGGATGTGGTTCATGAGTTTGCCGCCGGCGCTGCCGAGCGCGGCGTGAAGGTCATTATTGCCGCTGCTGGCGCAGCAGCCCACTTGCCTGGGGTGATCGCCAGCTTTACGACGCTGCCGGTAATCGGTGTGCCTATAGCAGCAACTCCCTTGGCGGGCTTTGACGCTCTTTTGAGCATTGTGCAGATGCCTTCGGGCATTCCTGTAGCCACGATGGCGGTAGACGGCGCCAAAAATGCCGCGATTTTCGCTGTGCAAATACTGGCCGTAGGCAATGAAAATTTAGCCGCTAAGCTGAAGGAGTACCGGAAGCAGATGGCTGAAGAAGTAGCCGCTAAAGCGGATAAGGTTACAAAAATTTGGAACGAAGAAGCCGCAAAGGCATAG
- the purC gene encoding phosphoribosylaminoimidazolesuccinocarboxamide synthase, producing MEKKPLYEGKAKQMFATENPDELLVYYKDDATAFNGDKKGIITDKGVLNNKIATFFFELLGKAGIPHHLLKRLSDREMLVKKLTILPVEVVVRNIAAGSLAKRLGLAEGTKMAKTVLEFYYKDDELGDPMINDYHIAAMNLATPEQMEKVSEYALKTNEILSAHLKEKGLELIDFKLEFGLYKGEVILGDEISPDTCRFWDSKTGEKMDKDRFRRDLGNVEEAYKEVLYRLTGER from the coding sequence GTGGAAAAGAAACCTCTTTACGAAGGCAAAGCGAAACAAATGTTTGCGACGGAAAACCCGGATGAATTGCTTGTATATTACAAGGATGACGCCACTGCTTTCAATGGCGACAAAAAAGGCATCATTACCGACAAGGGTGTTTTGAACAATAAGATTGCCACCTTCTTTTTTGAATTGCTCGGCAAGGCCGGCATTCCTCATCATTTGCTCAAACGTCTTAGTGACCGGGAAATGCTGGTAAAAAAACTAACCATTCTGCCTGTAGAGGTAGTTGTGCGCAATATCGCCGCTGGCAGCCTGGCTAAACGCTTGGGCTTGGCGGAAGGAACAAAAATGGCAAAAACCGTGCTGGAGTTCTACTACAAGGATGACGAACTAGGCGATCCTATGATTAACGACTATCATATCGCCGCTATGAATCTGGCTACGCCGGAGCAGATGGAAAAGGTTTCTGAGTATGCTCTGAAAACGAATGAAATCCTCTCGGCTCATTTAAAAGAAAAAGGGCTGGAACTGATTGACTTCAAGCTTGAATTCGGCCTGTATAAGGGCGAAGTGATTTTGGGAGACGAAATTTCTCCGGACACCTGCCGCTTTTGGGACAGCAAGACCGGTGAAAAAATGGACAAGGACCGTTTTCGCCGCGATTTGGGCAATGTGGAAGAAGCCTATAAAGAAGTATTGTATCGTTTGACAGGAGAGAGGTAA